CTTACTCGATTGTCGATTTTCAGCATGTGAAACCGGGCAAGGGAGGGGCCTTTGTAAGAACAAAGCTGAAAAATCTGCTCACAGGGGGGATTATAGACAAAACGTTCAGGGCAGGAGAAAAAGTCGGTAAACCGGATATAAACCAGAGCAATATGCAGTTTCTGTACAGCGATGGTGACGGCTACCATTTTATGAATGTCAATACCTATGACCAGGTACAGGTGCCTGAAGATGAAATCGGTTCAGATAAGGATTTTCTGAAGGAAAATACCATTGTGGAAGTACTTGAATATAACGGAAAAGTCATCGGTATAGATCTTCCCAATTTTGTTAGCCTTAAAGTGGTTGAAACAGAGCCCGGCGTCAAAGGCGACACGGCAACGGGCGCTACCAAACCGGCCACAGTGGAAACGGGAGCGGAAATAAACGTTCCTCTATTTATCAACGAAGGGGACTTCTTGAAAATAGACACAAGAACCGGTGAATATATGGAGCGTGTAAAGGAATAAAAGGAGCTGATATGGATATTAAAAAAATAAAGCAAATTGTAAAACTCCTCAAGGAGAATGATCTGCAGGAAATTGAAATTGAAGATGATGAATCGAGGATTATGGTAAAAAATGGCGGTGGGCAGTCTTTTGTGGCAGCTCCCCAGCCGCTTGTTGCAACACAGGCTGTGCCTGTTGAAGGTAACGGCCCTGCCAAAGTTGATGAGACAAAGGCTGAATCCAAATACCATGTCGTTAAATCACCCATGGTTGGAACCTTCTACAGAAGTCCCTCTCCTGATTCGCCGGCTTATGTTGAAGAGGGGCAGACTGTAACCAAAGGGCAGTCGCTCTGTATTGTGGAAGCCATGAAGCTTATGAATGAAATCGAGGCCGATGTTAAAGGTAAAATCGTCACTATCCTTGTGGAAAACGGTCAGCCTGTCGAATATGGCGAACCTCTCCTGGAAATCGATGTGGCTTAATTTTTCTGATGAAGGAATCTGTTTCCTTTATCGATTTTCTTAAAAGGTTGATAACTTATGTTTAATAAAATATTAATTGCCAACAGGGGCGAAATTGCGCTCAGGATCATTCGTTCCTGTAAGGAACTGGGCATCGCTACCGTTGCCGTTCATTCCGACGTAGATGCAGAGGCCCTTCATGTCAAACTTGCCGATGAGAGTGTCTGTATCGGTCCTGCCAGTCCTCTTGAAAGCTACCTGAATATTACCTCGCTTATGAGTGCGGCAGAGGTGACTGATGCCGATGCCGTTCATCCCGGCTATGGATTTCTGGCTGAAAATGCCGAATTCAGGGAGATATGCGATAATTGCGGAATAAAGTTTATTGGTCCCCGTGCTGAAAATATCAGGCTCATGGGCAATAAAATCAAGGCAAGGGAAATCATGAAAAAGGCAGGCGTGCCCATTTTGCCGGGAAGTGAAGGTGGAATCAAGGATGAAAAGGAAGCCCTTGAAATTGCCAAAGAAATAGGCTTTCCTGTCATTATCAAGGCCTCGGCCGGTGGCGGGGGCAAGGGGATGAAGATTGTTCATAATCCGGCCAGCCTTAATAACGCTTTTCTTACAACCCGGTCAGAGGCCATGGCCGCCTTTGGCGATGGTGAGGTCTATATTGAAAAATATTGCGAGCGGCCACGCCATGTTGAAATACAGGTCATGGCTGACAAACATGGAAATGTAATTCACCTCGGTGAGCGGGAGTGCAGCATACAAAGACGCCACCAGAAACTTCTTGAAGAGGCGCCATGTCCGATTATGACGCCCGAACTGAGAAAACGGATGGGTGATGCTGCTGTTGCCGCAGCAAAGTCGGTTGACTATACCAATGTGGGCACTGTCGAATTTCTCCTCGATGGTGATGAATTCTACTTCATGGAGATGAATACGAGGGTCCAGGTCGAACACCCGATTACGGAGATGATTACAGGCGTTGATATCGTTAAGGAACAGATTCTCTCTGCCGCCGGAGAAAAGCTAAGATATGCGCAAAAGGATATCAAGTTAAAGGGCCATGCCATCGAGTGCAGGATCAATGCGGAAGATCCTGAAAATTTTCTGCCCTCACCTGGAAAAGTGACCTACTATCATGTGCCCGGCGGACTTGGCGTAAGGGTTGATTCGGCTGTTTATGACCAGTACGTTATTCAGCCTTATTATGATTCGCTCATTGGAAAGGTTATTGTTCATGCCGATACAAGGGCTGCTGCCATCGAAAGGATGCACAGGTCGCTCGATGAATACATTATTGAAGGTGTCAAGACGACCATTCCCTTTTTCAAGAAGATTCTAAGAGATAAGGACTTCATTGCAGGAAATACGGATACTAAATTTTTGGAGAGACGGCGATAATTGAGCAACTGGCGGTTGCTTCTAAGCCCTCCCTTATCTGCTTCATCGAATATGGCTGTCGATGAGGCGATTCTTAACGTCGGTTCCCGGCCGACACTGCGGTTTTACAACTGGAAGTCTCCTTCCATATCCATTGGATATTTTCAGCAGGTCGACGAAGACTTTCTTAAATTCTGCTCCCATCTGGGTATTTCTGTTGTAAGACGCCCGACGGGAGGCAGGGCAATCCTTCACCATCTTGAGATTACCTATTCTGTCGTATCCCCTTATGATTTGTTCCCCGGCCCAAGGACATTGACAGGCATCTACAGGAAGCTTGCCTCCTGGCAG
The sequence above is drawn from the Deltaproteobacteria bacterium genome and encodes:
- the efp gene encoding elongation factor P, whose protein sequence is MYSTPDFRKGLKVELDGTPYSIVDFQHVKPGKGGAFVRTKLKNLLTGGIIDKTFRAGEKVGKPDINQSNMQFLYSDGDGYHFMNVNTYDQVQVPEDEIGSDKDFLKENTIVEVLEYNGKVIGIDLPNFVSLKVVETEPGVKGDTATGATKPATVETGAEINVPLFINEGDFLKIDTRTGEYMERVKE
- the accB gene encoding acetyl-CoA carboxylase biotin carboxyl carrier protein produces the protein MDIKKIKQIVKLLKENDLQEIEIEDDESRIMVKNGGGQSFVAAPQPLVATQAVPVEGNGPAKVDETKAESKYHVVKSPMVGTFYRSPSPDSPAYVEEGQTVTKGQSLCIVEAMKLMNEIEADVKGKIVTILVENGQPVEYGEPLLEIDVA
- the accC gene encoding acetyl-CoA carboxylase biotin carboxylase subunit produces the protein MFNKILIANRGEIALRIIRSCKELGIATVAVHSDVDAEALHVKLADESVCIGPASPLESYLNITSLMSAAEVTDADAVHPGYGFLAENAEFREICDNCGIKFIGPRAENIRLMGNKIKAREIMKKAGVPILPGSEGGIKDEKEALEIAKEIGFPVIIKASAGGGGKGMKIVHNPASLNNAFLTTRSEAMAAFGDGEVYIEKYCERPRHVEIQVMADKHGNVIHLGERECSIQRRHQKLLEEAPCPIMTPELRKRMGDAAVAAAKSVDYTNVGTVEFLLDGDEFYFMEMNTRVQVEHPITEMITGVDIVKEQILSAAGEKLRYAQKDIKLKGHAIECRINAEDPENFLPSPGKVTYYHVPGGLGVRVDSAVYDQYVIQPYYDSLIGKVIVHADTRAAAIERMHRSLDEYIIEGVKTTIPFFKKILRDKDFIAGNTDTKFLERRR